One segment of Alistipes finegoldii DSM 17242 DNA contains the following:
- a CDS encoding IS3 family transposase, with translation MSLSFLCGLFGYTRQAYYKHLRRNREGSLSDTLLLERVGYYRKLMPRLGGRKLWHLLQQDGFPVSRDRLFTLLSENNLLVKRRKKYSVTTCSRHWMRKYPNLIRGFDLERPHRLWVGDITYISLKEGFAYLALITDAYSKRIVGYNLNTTLERDGALRALRMAIDQTPQQKRQGLIHHSDRGCQYCSKEYVKLLTDNGIRISMTEKGDPYENAVAERVNGILKSEWIDEECFESFQAAKERIDQIVILYNSLRPHASCDWLTPLEAELRTGKLKHHWGRKTVVRKAYVNLYQDNIF, from the coding sequence ATGAGCCTGTCGTTTCTGTGCGGGTTGTTCGGCTATACCCGTCAGGCCTATTATAAACATTTACGGCGTAATAGGGAAGGATCTTTGTCCGACACCCTTCTTTTGGAGCGGGTGGGTTACTACCGGAAACTGATGCCCAGGCTCGGCGGTCGTAAACTGTGGCATTTGCTGCAACAAGACGGATTTCCGGTCAGTCGGGATCGGTTATTTACGCTGCTTTCGGAAAACAATCTTCTGGTCAAACGTCGGAAGAAATACAGCGTTACGACCTGCTCGCGGCACTGGATGCGTAAATATCCGAATCTGATCCGGGGTTTCGACCTCGAGCGGCCGCATCGTTTATGGGTCGGAGATATTACGTACATTTCTTTGAAAGAAGGATTTGCATATCTGGCTTTGATAACGGATGCCTATTCCAAACGGATCGTAGGCTATAATCTGAATACGACATTGGAACGGGACGGAGCGCTCCGTGCACTGAGGATGGCCATAGACCAGACTCCGCAGCAAAAACGGCAAGGGTTAATCCATCATTCGGACAGAGGATGCCAATATTGTTCGAAAGAATATGTGAAATTACTGACCGATAATGGGATTCGCATCAGCATGACTGAAAAGGGCGATCCGTATGAGAATGCCGTTGCCGAACGGGTGAACGGTATTCTGAAGAGCGAATGGATCGACGAGGAATGTTTTGAAAGTTTTCAGGCAGCAAAAGAACGCATCGACCAGATCGTTATCCTTTACAATTCACTCAGACCTCATGCCAGCTGCGATTGGCTTACGCCCTTGGAAGCGGAACTTAGAACCGGGAAACTCAAACATCATTGGGGCCGAAAGACGGTTGTTCGGAAGGCATATGTAAACTTATATCAGGACAATATTTTTTGA
- a CDS encoding mobilization protein, which translates to MNTDPKQTNRNARKSETPSYKYSFWFNEEHIRFKKLLCKSGLEHNRSQFIVKRIFGEEFVVIKRDPSKTQFIARLNDFYFQFQKLGNNYNQIVKAVNSHFSNVAIPHQIAMLEQRTRELKALSIEILSFAKHTVEWLQIRPAGTDHRGRSHVTGGVRSHAPKSFTQAKATAKTDYITLNEQAGTFIPACC; encoded by the coding sequence ATGAATACCGACCCAAAACAGACAAACAGAAATGCCCGGAAATCTGAAACACCAAGCTACAAGTACTCTTTCTGGTTCAATGAAGAGCACATCCGCTTCAAGAAGCTACTCTGCAAGTCCGGATTGGAGCATAACAGGAGCCAGTTTATCGTAAAACGCATTTTCGGAGAAGAGTTCGTCGTCATCAAACGCGACCCGTCAAAGACGCAGTTTATCGCCCGGCTGAACGACTTTTATTTTCAGTTTCAGAAACTCGGCAATAACTATAATCAGATTGTAAAGGCTGTCAATTCGCACTTTTCCAACGTCGCTATCCCGCATCAGATCGCTATGTTGGAGCAGCGAACAAGAGAATTAAAGGCTCTGAGTATCGAGATTCTGAGCTTTGCGAAACATACTGTGGAGTGGTTGCAAATACGACCTGCTGGGACAGATCACCGAGGACGGTCCCATGTCACAGGAGGAGTTCGAAGCCATGCGCCGAAATCTTTCACGCAAGCGAAAGCCACGGCGAAAACGGACTATATCACGCTAAATGAACAGGCCGGAACATTTATTCCGGCCTGTTGCTAA
- a CDS encoding tail fiber domain-containing protein, translated as MKKTIFTILFVLSVTINCLAQMTYKDGKLTVGRGMYKTYTTSWAGWAHYWGATDQNGIKMHIHAADPRMSTTTNKLVFLDSDRSLYIDLYCRTMYQTSDEKLKTNIRSLKTTPVSRSAFSINIAPAQSNPSTNMVLKLNPVKYHWRDESEYERFNIRPVQSGVEEYGFLAQELEAIIPGAVAMTEEGDRLVNYSALIPILTGAIQELTARVAALESQLKAAGK; from the coding sequence ATGAAAAAAACGATCTTCACCATTCTGTTTGTTCTTTCAGTTACGATTAACTGCTTGGCCCAAATGACCTACAAGGACGGCAAACTCACCGTAGGACGAGGTATGTATAAAACCTATACGACGAGTTGGGCGGGATGGGCGCACTATTGGGGGGCCACGGACCAGAACGGTATCAAAATGCACATTCATGCAGCCGATCCCCGTATGTCTACTACAACCAATAAACTTGTGTTTTTGGATAGCGACAGGTCCTTGTATATCGACCTTTATTGCCGCACGATGTATCAGACTTCGGATGAAAAACTGAAAACCAATATTCGCTCATTGAAAACGACACCCGTTTCCCGGTCTGCTTTTTCCATTAACATAGCGCCTGCACAATCTAACCCGTCAACGAATATGGTGCTGAAATTGAATCCCGTGAAATATCATTGGAGGGATGAAAGCGAATACGAAAGATTCAATATTCGTCCCGTGCAAAGCGGTGTGGAGGAATACGGTTTTTTGGCGCAGGAATTAGAAGCTATCATTCCCGGAGCAGTCGCCATGACAGAAGAGGGTGACCGTCTTGTCAATTATTCCGCCCTTATCCCGATTCTGACGGGCGCCATTCAGGAGTTAACCGCGCGCGTCGCTGCATTGGAAAGTCAATTAAAAGCTGCCGGGAAATAG
- a CDS encoding TonB-dependent receptor plug domain-containing protein, protein MKALYTGGSNDQTLILYDDVPIYNQAHAYGILSIFSGETVQSAEVSKGYISPAYGSRLSALTQIRTREGDRQNHRQSLTVGTLSLAGTLDGPIKRDKGSYLISARYFFPEAVLAIVDNAVRYGFYDVTGKLTYDIHRNHTLSLGIYSGDDHMKNKEDHAENGFGWGNTTASLRLESRWNDNLRSSVVAYYTYLQNRQETKFKDDGFSNWGKTTFKTHEFGARMTFDQRLSHIWMLEYGAAFSHQRFEPMHTKSIINGQHKNRGYSSEQLVSGALFLNNRFQWGGWRADVGVRGAVYDNSEQTRYAVEPRAQLSYDFGRDNAVWLSGTINSQALVQFNRYYYSMPIDFWTPFRDGRLQHAWQVSLGGRAKLHQNLPLSVEGYYKRMRNLPLIYDSDDFLLGNGGFIYGTGRAFGIEAMLQYQTERLSLTASYTYTDSRRRSDGVTYPFEYDVPHDFNAFVSYDVVKRPGRKHTFSLNVAWRSGLPYRLTNESYPDTDGNPIIGITAYPTMRMRNYFRADVSYNMERRKRNGVRNWQFSIINATWHKNPVSIYPYRGSYKATVLIPIMPSVSYTRTFGK, encoded by the coding sequence TTGAAAGCCTTGTACACCGGCGGCAGCAACGACCAGACATTAATTCTTTACGACGACGTGCCGATCTACAATCAGGCGCATGCCTACGGCATCCTCTCGATTTTCAGCGGCGAAACGGTCCAATCGGCCGAGGTGTCGAAAGGCTACATATCGCCCGCCTACGGCTCCCGGCTCTCGGCCCTGACGCAGATTCGCACACGCGAGGGCGACCGACAAAATCACCGCCAGTCGCTCACGGTGGGAACCTTGTCGTTGGCCGGGACCCTCGACGGGCCTATCAAACGCGATAAGGGTTCCTACCTCATTTCAGCACGTTACTTCTTTCCCGAAGCGGTGCTTGCAATCGTCGATAACGCTGTCCGCTACGGCTTCTACGACGTGACGGGGAAACTGACTTACGACATTCACCGAAATCATACGCTTTCGCTCGGAATCTATTCCGGCGACGACCACATGAAGAACAAGGAAGATCACGCAGAAAACGGGTTCGGCTGGGGCAATACTACGGCATCCCTGCGGCTGGAATCGCGTTGGAATGATAATCTGCGCTCCTCGGTGGTGGCCTACTATACCTACCTGCAAAACCGTCAGGAAACAAAATTTAAAGACGACGGTTTCAGTAATTGGGGCAAAACGACTTTCAAAACCCACGAGTTCGGAGCACGCATGACGTTCGACCAACGGCTTTCGCATATCTGGATGCTGGAGTACGGAGCTGCGTTTTCGCACCAGCGGTTCGAACCGATGCACACGAAAAGCATCATCAACGGACAGCACAAGAACCGCGGCTATTCTTCCGAGCAGCTTGTTTCGGGGGCGCTGTTCCTGAACAACCGCTTTCAATGGGGAGGCTGGCGGGCCGACGTGGGTGTGCGGGGCGCGGTCTATGACAATTCGGAGCAGACAAGATATGCCGTAGAGCCGCGTGCGCAACTATCCTATGATTTTGGCCGCGACAATGCGGTCTGGCTTTCGGGGACGATAAATTCTCAGGCGCTTGTTCAATTCAACCGCTATTACTACTCGATGCCGATTGACTTCTGGACCCCGTTTCGGGACGGCAGGTTACAACACGCATGGCAGGTATCGCTCGGTGGCCGTGCGAAGCTGCACCAAAACCTGCCCCTTTCGGTAGAGGGCTATTATAAACGAATGCGCAACCTGCCGCTGATCTACGACAGCGACGATTTCCTGCTGGGCAACGGCGGCTTCATTTACGGCACGGGACGAGCGTTCGGCATTGAAGCAATGCTCCAGTACCAGACCGAACGCCTGAGCCTGACGGCTTCCTATACCTATACCGATTCCCGCCGCCGCTCGGACGGCGTAACCTATCCGTTTGAATATGACGTGCCGCACGATTTCAATGCGTTCGTCAGCTACGACGTGGTGAAGCGACCGGGCCGAAAACATACCTTTTCACTCAATGTTGCATGGCGCTCCGGGCTTCCGTATCGCCTGACGAACGAAAGCTATCCGGATACGGACGGTAATCCGATCATCGGCATCACGGCCTATCCCACGATGCGGATGCGCAACTATTTCCGCGCCGATGTCAGCTACAACATGGAGCGCCGCAAGCGCAACGGCGTGCGCAACTGGCAGTTCTCGATCATCAACGCCACATGGCACAAAAACCCCGTGAGCATTTACCCTTACCGGGGCAGCTATAAGGCAACGGTGCTGATACCTATCATGCCGTCGGTTTCATATACCCGCACGTTCGGAAAATGA
- a CDS encoding conjugal transfer protein TraO has translation MGANLNYRNLNRDLVKANTVTVGPELAYYALKGRKFSLLGIAAGTIGYQKAKAKSDLVYLAKSKAFVYGYEVGIRPEMLLSPKVALFAEYRFEMLFNSILRNNNHVGLGCVIYL, from the coding sequence GTGGGGGCAAACCTTAATTACCGGAATCTAAACCGGGATCTGGTAAAGGCAAACACCGTGACGGTCGGCCCGGAGTTGGCCTATTACGCCCTGAAAGGACGGAAATTCTCGCTCCTGGGGATCGCAGCCGGGACGATCGGCTACCAAAAAGCCAAGGCGAAAAGCGATCTTGTGTACCTGGCGAAAAGCAAGGCTTTCGTGTATGGATACGAGGTCGGGATAAGGCCGGAAATGTTGCTAAGCCCGAAAGTGGCTCTTTTTGCCGAATACAGGTTTGAAATGTTGTTTAACTCCATTCTCCGGAATAACAACCATGTCGGCCTGGGGTGCGTGATCTATTTATAA
- a CDS encoding DUF4425 family protein — MRKYLYLSAVCVCMALCFVGCSKDDDEPGGKGAMYEVTIEQSGDFRSFIKSVVVVANGTRLKDGATGESLASPLILSDEELAVEKVTLTTTGKAIEFAVSGSVVDGEDGVVNEPMQWVVTVYKNGKEIEKKSLSFRDGKEIGMDDLNLYYN, encoded by the coding sequence ATGAGAAAGTATTTGTATTTGTCGGCCGTATGCGTGTGCATGGCATTGTGTTTCGTCGGTTGCAGCAAGGACGACGACGAACCGGGAGGAAAAGGGGCGATGTATGAGGTAACGATCGAGCAGTCGGGAGATTTCCGCAGCTTCATTAAGTCGGTCGTGGTAGTCGCCAACGGTACGCGGTTGAAAGACGGGGCGACGGGGGAAAGCCTCGCAAGCCCGTTGATTCTAAGCGATGAAGAACTGGCCGTCGAAAAGGTGACGTTAACCACGACGGGAAAGGCGATCGAGTTCGCCGTTTCCGGTAGTGTCGTGGACGGGGAGGACGGTGTCGTGAACGAGCCGATGCAGTGGGTTGTGACCGTTTACAAGAACGGAAAGGAGATCGAGAAAAAGAGCCTTTCTTTCCGGGACGGGAAGGAGATCGGTATGGATGATCTTAATCTGTATTATAATTGA
- a CDS encoding LuxR C-terminal-related transcriptional regulator gives MKFSTKAATFLSSIKTQTYDKKESEMIITYQQKRVFHLSLLMLALCAPIYIYSVPFPNEQFYYINSVLFLFIIMCTLAYFKKRVNLTTTFSIILIAIHIEIFIEIIYCSICSGYEYSYQRALIMSNITISLLFTMLSICAYMSNISILLSSLTIASYTICTLITDEPFLYSYLPLIIIIYTMIPLLGRSLHSNISSLLKSSNLLKEEEEMLLKRLQMKKEELFAFAELLSENNPEEKTSSLLNIIGEQSKENLFTALAAYQKKEKSKLDTIRRIYPNLSPSELNICRLILQDKTVSQICELLHRSSGNITSQRANIRAKLGLKKSDNLKEALQERMRLYEEEHHRQEEFSAMR, from the coding sequence ATGAAATTCAGCACAAAAGCCGCTACTTTTCTAAGTTCAATAAAAACTCAAACTTACGACAAAAAAGAAAGCGAAATGATAATAACGTATCAACAAAAACGTGTCTTTCATCTATCCCTGCTCATGCTGGCCTTATGCGCACCCATATACATATATTCAGTTCCATTTCCCAATGAACAGTTTTATTATATTAACAGCGTATTATTCCTGTTTATCATTATGTGCACTCTCGCTTATTTTAAAAAGAGAGTAAATCTGACCACGACCTTTTCCATTATACTGATAGCCATACATATCGAGATTTTTATCGAGATAATTTATTGCTCAATATGTAGCGGATATGAATATAGTTATCAAAGAGCATTGATAATGAGTAACATTACTATCTCTCTCTTATTTACCATGCTTTCCATCTGTGCCTATATGAGTAATATCTCCATCCTATTGTCCTCCCTTACCATAGCTTCCTATACAATCTGCACACTTATCACCGACGAACCGTTCCTATACAGTTATCTGCCTTTGATCATCATCATATACACCATGATCCCCTTATTAGGAAGATCCTTACACAGTAATATCAGCAGCTTGCTAAAAAGTAGCAACTTGCTAAAAGAGGAAGAGGAAATGCTTTTGAAACGTCTCCAAATGAAAAAGGAAGAACTATTCGCGTTCGCCGAGTTGTTAAGCGAGAATAACCCGGAAGAAAAGACAAGCTCCCTGTTAAACATAATAGGGGAACAATCCAAAGAAAATCTTTTTACAGCCCTTGCCGCATACCAGAAAAAGGAAAAAAGTAAACTTGATACAATCAGGAGAATATATCCCAATTTATCCCCGTCCGAATTAAACATCTGCCGTTTAATACTGCAAGACAAGACCGTCAGCCAAATATGCGAATTATTACATCGGAGTAGCGGAAACATAACCAGCCAACGAGCGAACATACGTGCCAAACTCGGACTGAAAAAAAGCGACAATTTAAAAGAAGCATTACAAGAACGCATGAGGCTGTATGAAGAAGAACACCACCGGCAAGAGGAGTTTTCAGCCATGCGTTAG
- a CDS encoding DUF3575 domain-containing protein — MTKRGFYIKCVLFVLVLSISGEISAQEKRDSVRIYFHQGKVNIDTCLLDNGNEMERFAKICSALNDSVRLIRKIQIIGGASPEGGGLLNGRLSEKRAEVLWRYISPYIKIPVLERDFHFSGSDWNGLITMVRADVNVPEREDVLRLLEKIVRLENQDSPYLGGELKRLKGGRPYSYLYKFHFPKLRSSMVKICYDSDPINPVRDTVYIHTRDTLCIRDTVTVIAPVKKRPFCMAVKTNLLYDAVLIPDIGVEFCLGKNWSVAGNWMYAWWKSDRKHNYWRIYGGDVELRRWFGRRAVEKPFSGHHVGLYGQIVTYDFELGGKGYLGDKWSYGGGVAYGYSLPVGHRFNVDFTLGIGYLGGLYKEYIPLDGHYVWQTTKKRCWFGPTKAGISLVWLIGRGNYSRKKGGRQ; from the coding sequence ATGACGAAAAGAGGTTTTTATATTAAATGTGTATTGTTCGTGCTCGTGTTGAGTATAAGCGGAGAAATATCCGCTCAGGAGAAGCGTGATTCGGTAAGGATCTATTTTCATCAAGGAAAGGTAAATATAGATACATGTTTACTTGACAATGGGAACGAGATGGAGCGGTTTGCTAAAATCTGTTCCGCATTGAACGACTCCGTCCGTCTTATCAGGAAAATTCAAATAATAGGAGGAGCTTCCCCGGAAGGAGGGGGGCTGTTGAATGGAAGGCTGTCTGAAAAACGAGCAGAGGTTTTGTGGCGGTATATATCACCTTATATAAAGATTCCGGTATTGGAGAGGGATTTTCATTTTTCGGGAAGCGACTGGAACGGACTTATAACGATGGTGAGAGCGGATGTGAATGTTCCGGAGAGGGAGGATGTCCTTCGTTTGTTGGAGAAGATCGTCCGTTTGGAAAACCAGGACAGCCCTTATTTGGGGGGAGAACTGAAAAGACTGAAAGGGGGGAGGCCATACTCATATTTGTATAAATTCCATTTTCCGAAACTTCGTTCGTCGATGGTGAAAATATGCTATGATAGTGATCCGATAAATCCCGTCAGAGATACGGTATATATACATACACGTGATACGTTGTGCATCCGTGATACCGTTACCGTCATAGCTCCGGTAAAGAAACGGCCGTTTTGCATGGCGGTGAAAACAAACTTGCTTTATGACGCTGTTTTGATACCTGACATCGGGGTTGAGTTCTGTTTGGGGAAGAACTGGTCTGTGGCCGGGAATTGGATGTATGCCTGGTGGAAAAGTGATCGGAAGCATAATTATTGGCGTATCTATGGGGGAGATGTGGAGTTGCGCCGCTGGTTCGGTCGGAGAGCGGTGGAAAAACCGTTTTCCGGGCATCATGTCGGATTGTACGGGCAGATCGTCACCTATGATTTCGAATTGGGTGGGAAAGGTTACTTGGGGGATAAATGGAGTTACGGGGGAGGCGTGGCTTACGGCTACTCGTTACCTGTGGGACATCGGTTCAATGTGGATTTCACGTTGGGAATCGGCTACCTTGGAGGATTGTACAAGGAGTACATCCCTTTGGACGGTCACTATGTATGGCAGACCACTAAAAAACGCTGCTGGTTCGGCCCGACCAAGGCGGGTATCTCTTTGGTGTGGTTGATCGGGCGGGGGAATTATAGCCGGAAGAAAGGAGGCAGGCAGTGA
- a CDS encoding DUF5119 domain-containing protein: MILIRFSLVFIFLWMGLTACEHKDLCYDHPHFATVRVVFDWTKISNHDKPEGMRVVFYPTDDESNTWIFDFPGGEDGEVELPENDYRVICFNYDTDGMVWKENGSYTLFTADTRDVRSPDNQTMAVTPPWLCGDHIDRVILKDIPEGSTKVIRLTPVNMVCHYTYEVNGIRGLDRVADLRAALSGMSGSLNMSGDSLPADLSESLLFDGMVSRNQIIGGFYTFGHSALEGEPNVFRLYLKNRSGSMSVLEQDVSDQVHDVPVAGHIGDVHLVLNFDYEVPSEPGSGGPGFDVDVDDWDDVNVDIVL; this comes from the coding sequence GTGATACTGATACGCTTTAGTCTGGTGTTCATATTTTTATGGATGGGACTGACGGCTTGTGAGCATAAGGATTTATGTTACGATCATCCGCACTTTGCCACGGTGCGGGTAGTATTCGACTGGACCAAGATTTCCAATCATGACAAGCCTGAAGGCATGAGGGTCGTATTTTATCCGACCGATGATGAAAGCAACACGTGGATATTTGATTTCCCCGGAGGAGAGGATGGGGAAGTGGAGCTCCCCGAGAATGATTACCGGGTAATTTGCTTCAACTACGATACCGACGGGATGGTTTGGAAAGAAAACGGCAGTTACACGCTTTTTACTGCCGATACGCGTGATGTTCGGTCGCCGGATAACCAGACAATGGCCGTCACCCCACCCTGGCTGTGTGGCGACCATATAGACAGAGTTATCCTCAAGGACATTCCGGAAGGAAGCACGAAGGTAATACGGCTAACTCCCGTAAACATGGTATGTCACTACACGTATGAGGTGAACGGAATTCGGGGACTGGACAGGGTGGCGGATTTGCGGGCCGCTCTTTCCGGCATGTCCGGCTCGCTTAACATGTCCGGCGACAGTTTGCCCGCCGATCTTTCGGAGAGCCTGCTCTTTGATGGAATGGTTTCACGGAATCAGATTATAGGCGGATTCTATACGTTTGGACATTCCGCACTTGAAGGAGAGCCCAATGTTTTCCGGCTGTATCTCAAGAACCGTTCAGGCAGCATGTCTGTATTGGAACAGGACGTGAGCGACCAAGTGCATGATGTCCCGGTAGCGGGGCATATCGGTGATGTGCATCTGGTGTTGAATTTTGATTATGAGGTACCATCCGAGCCGGGAAGTGGCGGTCCGGGATTTGATGTGGACGTTGATGATTGGGATGATGTGAATGTGGATATAGTGTTGTAA
- a CDS encoding fimbrillin family protein → MKKSTVMFWAIFGVLLMSCSEEEIANVETSSRNAIGFNVLSNAAETRATPTTNTNLKNTDFDVFAFTADGTAFMGKNDTEFAHDGVKIVYKNGKWDYDNASDLRYWPTEALDFYAFNPGTVSEDMMVFYSWEATKDVQKISYTCMDEYGAGTHENYDVMYAMAKGQTKDMNNGIVKFNFKHILSQVVFKAKTQYDNMQVDIDVIKIHNFKFAGAFTLPAAADGTGSWSSSDLAFPHAFTVVKNANITVNSNTEATDITTNTPMLNIPQKLTAWTVSGASKTKKGADDAKQCYLEISCKIRQSGVYLLGSASEYKTIYVPFGDTWEQGKRHIYTLIFGGGYDDQGEAVLNPIQFDAETTGWVDADKDVNVQP, encoded by the coding sequence ATGAAAAAAAGTACAGTAATGTTTTGGGCAATCTTTGGAGTACTACTGATGAGTTGCTCAGAAGAGGAGATTGCGAATGTGGAAACCTCCTCACGAAATGCGATTGGTTTTAACGTGTTAAGTAATGCGGCGGAAACGAGGGCTACCCCTACTACCAACACCAACTTGAAGAACACCGATTTCGACGTGTTCGCTTTTACGGCGGATGGTACTGCCTTCATGGGAAAGAACGACACGGAATTTGCACATGACGGAGTGAAGATCGTGTACAAAAATGGTAAGTGGGATTATGACAATGCGAGCGACCTTCGTTATTGGCCTACCGAGGCTTTGGACTTTTACGCGTTCAATCCCGGAACGGTTAGTGAAGACATGATGGTGTTTTATAGTTGGGAAGCCACCAAGGATGTCCAAAAGATAAGTTATACCTGCATGGATGAGTATGGAGCCGGTACTCATGAAAACTACGACGTGATGTATGCCATGGCCAAAGGCCAGACAAAAGACATGAACAACGGAATAGTGAAATTTAATTTCAAACATATTCTGTCACAGGTCGTATTCAAAGCAAAGACCCAATACGATAACATGCAGGTGGACATCGACGTGATCAAGATTCATAATTTCAAATTTGCCGGCGCCTTCACATTGCCTGCGGCAGCCGATGGAACGGGAAGTTGGAGTTCGTCTGATTTAGCATTTCCACACGCATTTACCGTAGTGAAAAACGCAAACATCACGGTCAATAGCAATACCGAAGCTACCGATATTACCACAAATACTCCTATGCTGAATATACCACAGAAGCTGACTGCTTGGACTGTTTCCGGAGCCAGCAAAACCAAGAAGGGTGCCGACGATGCGAAGCAATGTTATCTGGAGATCTCCTGCAAAATCCGGCAGTCCGGAGTTTATCTGTTGGGTTCAGCAAGCGAATACAAAACAATTTATGTTCCGTTCGGAGATACATGGGAACAGGGCAAGCGTCATATCTACACGTTGATTTTCGGTGGTGGTTATGATGATCAGGGAGAGGCTGTGTTGAATCCGATCCAGTTTGATGCAGAGACAACAGGCTGGGTTGATGCAGATAAAGACGTAAACGTCCAACCTTAA
- a CDS encoding plasmid mobilization protein produces the protein MTKDMNEMKKKRGRPALGRTRKLTKGVTVKFSPVSYEALRFRARKSGRSLAVYIREVALAATVTARHTPEENALLRSLAGMANNLNQLTKLSHQTGFYRTRLLIDGLLGKLKRIMVYLLGMLSDSPFKF, from the coding sequence ATGACAAAGGATATGAATGAGATGAAGAAAAAACGCGGCCGTCCGGCACTGGGCAGGACGCGGAAGCTGACCAAGGGAGTGACAGTGAAGTTCTCCCCCGTCAGCTACGAGGCTCTCAGATTCAGGGCAAGGAAGTCCGGCCGGAGTCTGGCGGTCTATATCAGGGAGGTGGCACTGGCGGCCACCGTTACGGCAAGGCATACGCCTGAAGAGAATGCGCTGCTGCGCAGCCTGGCGGGAATGGCGAACAATCTGAACCAACTGACAAAGCTCTCGCACCAGACAGGCTTTTACAGGACAAGGCTGCTGATAGACGGGCTGCTGGGAAAGCTGAAGCGGATCATGGTCTATCTTCTCGGTATGTTGAGCGACAGTCCTTTCAAGTTCTGA
- a CDS encoding DUF3408 domain-containing protein, translating into MKEGKEDMPLVGKTMAEGHTHRMAVLCEKLGSTLREILDGTCPQPAKPEKAPKRPALEKYRETYLIPPKIKGPKAVFISEETRSALDMIVLRLGCRGMSVSGLLENLARRHLETYRQDIERWRKL; encoded by the coding sequence ATGAAAGAAGGAAAAGAAGACATGCCCCTTGTGGGAAAAACGATGGCGGAAGGACATACGCACCGTATGGCCGTCCTGTGTGAGAAGTTGGGAAGTACCCTCAGGGAGATACTTGACGGAACCTGCCCACAGCCGGCAAAGCCGGAGAAGGCACCGAAGCGCCCGGCTTTGGAAAAGTATCGGGAAACTTATCTCATTCCCCCTAAAATCAAGGGACCTAAAGCCGTGTTCATCAGTGAGGAAACTCGTAGTGCCCTGGACATGATCGTCCTGAGACTGGGCTGCCGGGGAATGAGCGTATCCGGGCTGCTGGAGAATCTGGCAAGACGGCATCTTGAAACCTACCGGCAAGACATCGAACGCTGGAGGAAACTTTAG
- a CDS encoding helix-turn-helix domain-containing protein — translation MEIVNIEARTFEAMLSAFRTFADRLDTLCRLYGDIEEKKWLDNQEVCLLLKVSPRTLQTLRDNGTLAYTQICHKTYYKPGDVESIIRIVEERRKRAESMGRSI, via the coding sequence ATGGAAATAGTGAACATTGAGGCAAGGACCTTCGAGGCGATGCTCTCGGCCTTCCGGACGTTCGCGGACCGGCTGGACACCCTCTGCCGGCTGTACGGCGACATAGAGGAGAAGAAATGGCTGGACAACCAGGAGGTGTGCCTGCTGCTGAAGGTCAGCCCGAGAACCCTGCAGACCCTCCGTGACAACGGCACGCTGGCATATACACAGATCTGTCACAAGACTTATTACAAGCCCGGGGACGTGGAAAGTATCATCCGGATAGTGGAGGAGCGCCGCAAGCGGGCTGAAAGTATGGGAAGGTCGATCTGA
- a CDS encoding helix-turn-helix domain-containing protein, translating to MMNTDNRLLTRESSEHIREFFSTVERLSVSMERLFAGRSPAMAGENFYTDRELAEKLKVSRRSLQQYRDSSLLAFTRLGGKILYRSSDIEKLLDGCYREARTRPEEL from the coding sequence ATGATGAATACCGATAACCGTCTGCTCACCCGTGAGAGCAGCGAGCATATAAGAGAGTTCTTCTCTACCGTCGAGCGTCTCTCCGTTTCCATGGAGCGTCTCTTTGCCGGCAGGTCACCGGCGATGGCGGGCGAGAACTTCTATACGGACCGCGAACTGGCTGAAAAACTGAAAGTGAGCCGCCGCAGCCTGCAACAGTACCGGGACAGCAGTCTGCTTGCCTTCACCCGGCTAGGCGGCAAGATACTGTACCGTTCTTCCGACATCGAGAAGCTGCTTGACGGCTGCTACAGGGAGGCGAGAACCAGACCGGAGGAACTTTAG